The following proteins are encoded in a genomic region of Ornithodoros turicata isolate Travis chromosome 6, ASM3712646v1, whole genome shotgun sequence:
- the LOC135398868 gene encoding elongator complex protein 3 produces MTKRTGVAKKGLTKEEIQVKVISEIIKELIVAQKLKKDVNLNSIKGSISSKYGLHSQPKIVDIIAAIPPEHKKVLLPKLKAKPVRTASGIAVVAVMCKPHRCPHISMTGNICVYCPGGPDSDFEYSTQSYTGYEPTSMRAIRARYDPFLQTRHRVEQLKQLGHSVDKVEFIVMGGTFMSLPEDYRDYFIRNLHDALSGHSSASVDESVRYSERSRTKCVGITIETRPDYCLKRHLSDMLRYGCTRLEIGVQSVYEDVARDTNRGHTVKAVCESFQLAKDCGFKVVAHMMPDLPNVDFERDIDQFVEIFENPAFRMDGLKIYPTLVIRGTGLYELWKTGRYRSYPPGFLIDLIAKILALVPPWTRVYRVQRDIPMPLVTSGVDHGNLRELALARMNDFGTRCRDVRTREVGIQEIHHRVRPYQVELIRRDYAANGGWETFLSYEDPQQDILVGLLRLRKCSGATFRPELKDGVSIVRELHVYGSVVPVNARDPTKFQHQGFGTLLMEEAERIALQEHGSSKISVISGVGTRNYYRKLGYELDGPYMSKVLVT; encoded by the exons ATGACAAAACGCACTGGAGTGGCAAAGAAAG GGCTCACCAAGGAAGAAATTCAAGTGAAGGTAATATCTGAAATCATCAAGGAGTTGATCGTCGCGCAGAAACTCAAGAAAGATGTCAACCTGAATAG CATAAAGGGATCGATATCGTCCAAGTATGGTCTCCACTCTCAGCCGAAGATAGTCGATATCATTGCAGCAATACCACCGGAGCATAAGAAG GTTCTTCTTCCCAAGCTCAAGGCAAAGCCTGTGCGAACTGCCAGTGGT ATCGCTGTTGTTGCCGTCATGTGCAAGCCTCATCGGTGTCCCCACATTAGCATGACAGGCAACATCTGTGT GTATTGTCCAGGTGGTCCGGACTCAGACTTTGAGTACTCCACACAATCGTACACTGGCTATGAG CCGACTTCAATGCGCGCCATCCGAGCGAGGTACGATCCATTTCTTCAAACTCGACATCGGGTCGAACAG TTAAAACAGTTGGGCCATTCAGTGGACAAAGTGGAATTCATTGTGATGGGAGGAACCTTCATGTCCCTGCCCGAAGACTACCGAGACTACTTCATAAGGAACCTTCACGACGCCCTCTCCGGACACTCCAGCGCGAGCGTAGATGAATCCGTACGTTACAGCGAACGTTCCCGCACAAAGTGTGTGGGTATCACGATCGAAACCCGTCCAGACTATTGCCTCAAGAGGCACCTTAG CGACATGTTGAGGTACGGTTGTACGAGGCTCGAGATCGGCGTTCAGAGTGTCTACGAAGATGTAGCTAGAGACACAAATCG AGGTCACACGGTGAAAGCAGTGTGCGAGTCGTTCCAACTCGCCAAGGATTGCGGTTTCAAAGTGGTCGCTCACATGATGCCGGACCTTCCCAACGTTGACTTTGAGAGAGACATCGATCAGTTTGTG GAGATATTTGAAAACCCAGCATTTCGTATGGATGGACTCAAGATCTACCCTACGTTGGTGATCCGCGGAACGGGTCTCTACGAATTGTGGAAGACGGGACGTTACCGCAGCTATCCGCCGGGGTTTCTCATCGACCTTATTGCCAAGATTCTCGCGTTGGTCCCTCCATGGACGAGAGTTTATCGTGTACAACG GGATATTCCAATGCCCCTGGTGACGTCAGGTGTGGACCACGGGAACCTCCGAGAACTGGCACTCGCTCGCATGAACGACTTTGGTACCAGATGCCGTGACGTTCGTACCCGTGAGGTGGGGATACAGGAAATACATCACCGTGTACGGCCGTACCAG GTGGAGCTGATCCGACGTGATTACGCAGCAAATGGTGGATGGGAaacctttctctcctatgaggACCCCCAGCAAGACATCCTGGTCGGACTTCTCCGTCTGCGAAAGTGCTCCGGTGCTACCTTCCGCCCTGAATTAAAGGACGGGGTGTCCATAGTGCGAGAACTCCATGT CTATGGCAGCGTTGTCCCTGTGAACGCTCGCGATCCTACAAAGTTCCAACATCAG GGTTTTGGTACTCTCTTGATGGAAGAGGCTGAGAGAATAGCCCTACAAGAGCATGGATCAAGCAAGATATCTGTGATATCTG GTGTTGGTACCAGGAACTACTATCGGAAGTTGGGATACGAACTGGATGGTCCGTACATGTCGAAGGTTCTTGTTACATGA